Proteins encoded within one genomic window of uncultured Desulfobacter sp.:
- a CDS encoding superoxide dismutase: MDRRKFLKLSAGAGAFALLQMTGVSCKGPGGGMVIQQSLPFKADALEPYISEKTVLIHYGKHHAGYVKKLNGLIKGTAYADLPIEEIIQKTYGNAEEKGIFNNAAQVFNHTFYWNSIKPGGGGEPAGIIAEKIKADFGSFYAFKEAFASAALSQFGSGWAWLVQDGNTLKIIKTSNADTPIAQGLIPLLTIDVWEHAYYLDYQNRRADYVDTYLEHLANWAFAEANLAG; this comes from the coding sequence ATGGACAGAAGGAAATTTTTAAAACTTTCAGCCGGTGCGGGTGCCTTTGCACTGTTGCAGATGACCGGTGTCAGCTGTAAAGGCCCTGGGGGGGGCATGGTAATCCAGCAGTCTCTACCATTCAAAGCCGATGCCCTTGAACCGTATATTTCTGAAAAAACCGTTCTTATTCACTATGGGAAGCACCATGCCGGCTATGTAAAAAAATTGAATGGGCTGATTAAGGGAACGGCCTACGCCGATCTGCCCATCGAGGAAATTATTCAGAAAACCTACGGCAATGCCGAGGAAAAAGGTATTTTTAATAATGCCGCCCAGGTCTTTAACCACACCTTTTACTGGAACAGCATAAAACCTGGAGGAGGCGGTGAGCCTGCCGGTATCATTGCCGAAAAAATTAAAGCGGATTTTGGAAGTTTCTATGCATTTAAAGAAGCCTTTGCATCTGCAGCGCTCTCCCAGTTCGGCAGCGGATGGGCATGGCTGGTCCAAGACGGCAATACTCTGAAAATCATCAAAACCTCAAACGCTGATACACCGATTGCCCAAGGGCTGATTCCGCTTCTCACTATTGATGTCTGGGAACATGCATATTATCTGGATTATCAGAATCGCAGAGCGGACTATGTCGACACATATTTGGAACATCTGGCTAACTGGGCGTTTGCAGAAGCCAATCTGGCCGGGTAA